TAAAATTGCAACTCTTTCAAATTTCATTTGATATAAAAACAATCGGCGTTACTATGTACCAAGAAAGGACACCAGTGCTCTGCCTTTATGATTCttcaaaactggaaaatgtttgATTCTCACAGCTGCCCGGCTCTATCACGACATTTCTGTGTTCTTGTGTTCTAGCTAGCAATTCTCACCCCTTTGTCCAGCAAGGTGTCGAACTCGTCACTCATCTTCCTCAGCTGTCTGCCATATTTCTTTGCTGCCCACAGAGCAGGGGGAGCCGAGCGACAGCGACGGCGGAAAGAGTCTCCAtctgcagctccatctccatGTCTCACAGCCCCAGATTCCTGAAGGGCATCCTCATTCATAGAGTGATTCCTCTGCCTTGACTCTATTACaaccaaaaaaacacaataatacaAGTTTTATATGTTGTTTAATTACGTCTCACTCATAACTCACTGTAACTTCAAGTGCAGATTGCAACCTTTTAATCACTACCACATTTATTTAGAGGAAAATTTGATAAAAGGTTCCCATTCCCATCTTATcatcaaaacagacaaaagtcaAAGGTAGTCTTTAACCTGCCAATACAGAATACAAGTAATTTGTTAtgtaataaattacataatTGCATCTGATTAAAATATGAATCAAATGTATAGCAATTTAAATAACTTGATTTTTCTAAAAGCTAATATGTTGCTTATGTTGATATTCTCCACTTGTAATTTTCTGAATATAAGGCAAAAAGTTTCCTAAGTCACTAAAGGTAGACAAATTGTTTGTTCAGTACCTATCCACAGGTGAGTcgttatttacaaaaatagatCATTTGTTTTTCACTGGGGGCTGTACCGCTTTGTGTGGGTGCAGCCTGGATACAGAGTAGATGACGCCCTGCACACTTCCCATGAGCTCTAGCGTAGACACTGACTcacctctgaatctctctggaACAAGTGGGTGCTGCCCAGACTGTGACAGCTCAGCTCTCTTACTGGCTTCTGGCTGGTCTGCGTCTCCTAGATCTTCAGATGTGTCTGAGTCGTCCGATAATGTGAACATATGAGCCATTGTGAAACCTAGAAAAATAAATCAGTGTTTCAACACAAGTAACAGTAATCCTTAGTAATCCTGACCAAAACCTTTAATAGACTCTTTGCTTGACATATTCATCCTCCTCACCAATTTGTTACAAGCCTAGTTCAGTGCTAAATTAGCTAATGGCTGATCTACAGTCAGCAACAGATGTGAAATAAGTAATCTCCTCTTCACTGAAGGTGATGGGTATCATGAGTAAACAGGAAACGAAAAGCATATACAACGAGAACTGTGGAGATATATTGGAATGGAAATGAATTGAACAAGTATTTTATgccattttaatgcacaattcaTCACATTTGAACATGCTGCCTTTTCCtaaaaaaatgatggttctgcTATAACAGTGACATTATTTAACTGAACAGTTGTGAAAGCAGTCTTATGTGTACTGTTTATTGTCAGGCAGTATAAAGTGGTATAGTGCTCTCACATCAGTTGAGAATGATAAAGACTTTGTCTTTAAGTCAGTGCTACAGGGCAAGACAAACGTTTATTTaggttaaaatgaaaaagtcacCTCTATCCTCACAACCAAGTTATTGAGCCAAATACTTCAGGAGTTCACAGATGCAGCGATGAGGCCATTTCATTCAGCTGCCATGGTTTGAAGAGTGATGAGCTGCAGAAATGATCTACAGCTCTCAGCCTTTCAGCTCTTTCTGCATACTAACTTAGTCTCGACTTAAAAGGAACCGTTTACAGATCCATGAAACAGACAGCAGTAGTAGCAATCAGAGGCCATCAGCTTTTAGATACGAACACCTCACAGCCATCCCAGTTAATGTCTGCTGGTTGCTGTTCGTTGTGGTGCGCAAACCTGAAGAGTCAAATCACTCAGTGAGTCTGAGTCGGTTTCACCCTGTAGCAGCTCATCGGcgtatatattttattgatgaCATTAACCACACTGACCTGTAAACACTCTACTGCTTATCAGACGTATGAAATATGAACCAGCTTCGCTAACCTAGCTATCTGGCGTTAGCAACTTCCGCTTAAACAACCGCCTAAATAGCTTAGTTTCAGTGAGAAAGCTAAAGTAATTATGATAATGATGCTGCAACGCAAGCAGACAGGAACAGTTAAACTTGAGCAGCTAAAGGCAGTAATCTAatgtttctatacagaatctGAGCCGACGACCGGTCTCGCTGGACGGAACCGCCCAGCAGCTAACTATAAACAAAGCTAGTTGAAAGTTACCTCGCAAGCTAACCAGCTAGCTCGCTTAGCCTCGCTACTTTAAGTTCTCGGTCTCGCTGACTCGAAGTTATCTTTATCCTGCACTGTACCGTCAGCTTGCACCGGTTTTAAGAGTGAGTGGACTATTCAGCCAAGTATCATGTCTCTCACCGACTTAGGACGACTGACAGTCCGGAGCCGAGTCGCAGATCCGCGTCCTTCGACACTAACGTTACACTTTGTGTGTCTTCGGGTTTCTGTGGCTTCTCACCAATCACGGCGTCTGAGCAGTCAAGACCTTTAAAGGAGAACTATGTGCTATGTGTCAGAATACGGcgtaattaaacatttaatatgaTGTGAACGAAGGCATTCAGAGTGTGCTGTGAAATGTGCCCATCCAGAGAACCGTAACGAgtgagaactgttcacagtggtggtgagaggaaccagacgtcctaaACATTTATGACCGCCAGGACCTGCTACGTCACACTCATTACACGGAATGGAGTACATTTCCTGATTCCTGAGACATTTTTATGATGGTCTGAGATAAGATTTTGTCCTAAAAcgcatttttaaatatttccatGACAGAGAGGCACATGCAGAGTGTTGTAAGATAAACCAGTCCTAAAGAAACCTATTTTACCATTAATAACATTACACATGAAAAACCAGAAAACACTAATGTGAACGTTAGCACATCACCcttggaaaacacaaaaatatatactttctatatttgcattgcagacaCAGAGGCCCCTGCCTTCCATCACCAAAACTGTAAGGAAAGCTGAAAGTTCTGGCAAAATAGTCTctaaagaaaccttttttttcctgatttccTGCTATAGTACTATCCTCACCATTGCATATAACAACTCTGAAGGCATCTGTAGGCTCaccggtggttttggatagtaaataaaatggctatatttgtgttgtagacatcaccaTTACCACCACGACAAGAGTCGAcatgtttctctacaaatgaatcatttcatattaaaccactctaaatacatttgtttataaTTCAGTCACTAAGTAATGCAGACAGTTTGAAAAATCGTCAGAATCCTCCTTTAAggtagaaacaaaaaaaatatggtCAAGGAATCTTTAAGCTTTAAATAAGCCAGTTTAAATAAGCTGGTCTAAAATCATGGGTACATAAGGTTAAATGGCAATTAGCAGAGAGTTATATTGTAACGAGAGAACATGAGCAGACCCATCactcaaatgtgcatgtgtctgatTTGGTGTTCAATATGAATTCTTTTTAAAGGATATTAAATAATTGAGGCAATATCAGCTGACCCTCCGAAATAAATTTACATGTATAAATCAAGCAGAAGAAGCTTGATCACAAAAAAGATGCTCTAATTAAGGGGCTGCCGCACAAACCTGAATGATTTATTAAGATTAAC
This window of the Pygocentrus nattereri isolate fPygNat1 chromosome 2, fPygNat1.pri, whole genome shotgun sequence genome carries:
- the badb gene encoding BCL2 associated agonist of cell death b gives rise to the protein MAHMFTLSDDSDTSEDLGDADQPEASKRAELSQSGQHPLVPERFRESRQRNHSMNEDALQESGAVRHGDGAADGDSFRRRCRSAPPALWAAKKYGRQLRKMSDEFDTLLDKGMKRVRSAGAARQMHASPSWFTFLWSHKESDSEASSSLTAPDTRPAE